From the Peromyscus leucopus breed LL Stock chromosome 8b, UCI_PerLeu_2.1, whole genome shotgun sequence genome, one window contains:
- the Ntn3 gene encoding netrin-3: MPTWPWGLLLTAGTLSAVLSPGLPATADPCYDEAGEPRCCTPGLVNAALGREVLASSTCGSPANRVCDSSDPQRAHSADLLTSAPGTASPLCWRSDLLQRAPFNVTLTVPLGKAFELVFVSLRFCSAPPTSVALLKSQDHGRSWVPLGFFSSSCSLDYGRPPAPADGPAGPGPEALCFPAPQAQSDGGGLLAFSVQDGSPPGLDLDNSPVLQDWVTATDIRILLTRPATLGDMRDREVTVPYSYSATELQVGGRCKCNGHASRCLLDSHGHLICDCQHGTEGPDCSRCKPFYCDRPWQRATGQEAHACLACSCNGHARRCRFNMELYRLSGRRSGGVCLNCRHNTAGRHCHYCREGFYRDPGRVLSDRRACRACDCHPVGAAGKTCNQTTGQCPCKDGVTGLTCNRCAPGFQQSRSPVAPCVKTPVPGPTEESSPVEPRDCESHCRPARGNYRISLKKFCRKDYAVQVSVGARGEARGAWTRFPVAVLAVFRSGEERARRGSNALWVPTLDAACGCPRLLPGRRYLLLGGGPGAAAGSTAGRGPGLSAARGSLVLPWRDAWTRRLRRLQRRERRGRCGTA; encoded by the exons ATGCCCACCTGGCCCTGGGGGCTGCTGCTGACCGCGGGCACGCTCTCCGCTGTACTGAGCCCAGGGCTGCCGGCCACCGCCGACCCCTGCTATGATGAGGCGGGGGAGCCCCGCTGTTGCACACCAGGCCTAGTGAACGCTGCTCTGGGCCGAGAGGTGCTGGCGTCCAGCACGTGCGGGAGTCCGGCCAATCGCGTCTGCGATTCCTCGGACCCGCAGCGGGCACACTCTGCAGACCTCCTGACCTCTGCTCCGGGCACTGCAAGTCCTCTCTGTTGGCGCTCCGATTTGCTGCAACGGGCACCCTTCAACGTGACCCTCACGGTGCCCCTGGGGAAGGCTTTTGAGCTGGTCTTCGTGAGCCTTCGCTTCTGCTCAGCTCCCCCTACCTCCGTGGCTCTGCTTAAGTCGCAGGACCATGGCCGCAGCTGGGTCCCCCTGGGCTTCTTCTCCTCCAGCTGTAGCCTGGACTACGGCCGTCCGCCCGCTCCTGCTGATGGCCCTGCTGGTCCAGGGCCAGAAGCCCTCTGCTTCCCAGCCCCCCAGGCCCAGTCTGACGGTGGAGGTCTTCTGGCCTTCAGTGTGCAGGATGGCAGCCCACCAGGCCTGGATCTGGACAACAGTCCCGTGCTCCAAGACTGGGTGACTGCCACAGATATTCGAATATTACTCACAAGGCCTGCCACACTGGGGGACATGAGGGACCGGGAAGTCACAGTCCCTTACTCCTACTCAGCCACTGAGCTCCAGGTGGGAGGTCGATGCAAGTGCAATGGGCATGCCTCACGGTGTCTGTTGGATAGCCACGGCCACCTGATCTGCGACTGCCAGCATGGTACAGAGGGCCCCGATTGCAGCCGCTGCAAGCCCTTCTACTGCGACAGGCCATGGCAGCGGGCTACGGGGCAGGAAGCCCACGCTTGCCTTG CTTGCTCCTGCAATGGCCATGCCCGAAGATGCCGCTTCAACATGGAGCTGTACCGACTGTCCGGCCGCCGCAGTGGGGGGGTGTGCCTCAATTGCCGGCACAATACTGCTGGTCGCCACTGCCACTACTGCCGGGAGGGCTTCTATCGTGACCCAGGCCGTGTCCTGAGTGACCGTCGAGCTTGCAGAG CCTGTGACTGCCATCCAGTTGGTGCTGCTGGCAAAACCTGTAACCAGACCACAGGCCAGTGTCCCTGTAAGGATGGTGTCACTGGCCTCACCTGTAACCGCTGTGCCCCAGGCTTTCAGCAGAGCCGTTCTCCTGTGGCGCCCTGTGTTA AGACCCCTGTCCCTGGACCCACTGAAGAAAGCAGTCCTGTGGAGCCACGGG ACTGTGAGTCACATTGCAGACCTGCGCGTGGCAACTACCGAATCAGCCTGAAGAAGTTCTGCCGGAAGGACTATG CGGTGCAGGTGTCAGTGGGTGCGCGGGGCGAGGCCCGCGGCGCGTGGACACGCTTTCCGGTAGCCGTGCTTGCTGTGTTCCGCAGCGGCGAGGAGCGCGCTCGGCGCGGGAGCAACGCGCTGTGGGTACCAACCCTAGACGCGGCCTGCGGTTGCCCGCGCCTCCTTCCCGGCCGGCGTTACTTGCTGCTGGGGGGCGGGCCCGGGGCTGCAGCTGGAAGCACAGCGGGCCGGGGGCCCGGGCTCAGCGCTGCCCGGGGGAGCCTCGTGCTGCCTTGGAGAGACGCCTGGACTCGGCGCCTGCGGAGGCTGCAGCGGCGCGAGCGGCGGGGCCGCTGCGGGACCGCATGA
- the LOC114680770 gene encoding transmembrane protein 100-like — MGTPESLAQPALPDLVSPETPGALHTLFLATGGAGGSWARCILPFGALAVLAGAAGTGITFSLCGPCLDLAQSMSLAALGAGLGLLTATFLCWRSRRRRRAGLVERREPGAP; from the coding sequence ATGGGAACACCAGAGTCCTTGGCTCAGCCCGCCCTGCCAGACCTGGTGTCCCCAGAGACCCCCGGAGCCCTGCACACCCTTTTCTTGGCCACCGGCGGTGCAGGGGGCTCCTGGGCGCGCTGCATCCTGCCCTTCGGCGCCCTGGCGGTGCTGGCCGGGGCAGCTGGCACCGGCATCACCTTCTCGCTGTGCGGGCCCTGCCTGGATCTGGCTCAGAGCATGTCGTTAGCTGCTCTTGGCGCGGGCCTCGGGCTCCTGACCGCCACCTTTCTGTGCTGGCGCTCCCGGCGGCGGCGGAGGGCTGGGCTTGTGGAGCGGCGAGAGCCCGGGGCACCCTAA